The Piliocolobus tephrosceles isolate RC106 chromosome 2, ASM277652v3, whole genome shotgun sequence genome window below encodes:
- the SLC22A13 gene encoding LOW QUALITY PROTEIN: solute carrier family 22 member 13 (The sequence of the model RefSeq protein was modified relative to this genomic sequence to represent the inferred CDS: inserted 2 bases in 2 codons): MAQFVQVLAEIGDFGRFQIQLLILLCVLNFLSPFYFFAHVFMVLDEPHHCAVAWVKNHTFNLSAAEQLALSVPLDTAGHPXPCLMFRPPATNASLQDILSHHFNEMQPCDMGWEYPENRLPSLKNEFNLVCDRKHLKDTTQSVFMAGLLVGTLMFGPLWDRIGRKATILAQLLLFTLIGLVTAFVPSFELYMALRFTVATAIADLXFSNVTLLTEWVGPTWSTQAVVLAQCTYSLGQILLAGLAYGFRNWRLLQITGTAPGLLLFFYFWALPESARWLLTHGRMDEAKQLIQRAAWVNRRKLSPELTNQLVPEKTGPSGNALDLFRHPQLRKVTLIISCVWFVDSLGYYGLSLQVGDFGLDIYLTQLIFGAVEVPARCSSIFMMQRFGCNWSQLGTLVLGGFMCIIIIFIPADLPMVVTMLAVVAKMATAAAFTISYVYSAELFPTILQQTGMGLVGIFSRIGGILVPLVILLGEYHAALPMLIYGSLPTVAGLLCTLLPETHGQALKDTLQDLELGPHPRSPKSVPSEKETEATGRTSSPGVTFVSSTYF; encoded by the exons ATGGCTCAATTTGTCCAGGTCCTGGCTGAAATAGGTGACTTTGGTCGCTTCCAGATACAACTATTGATACTGCTGTGTGTTCTCAACTTCCTGTCTCCCTTCTACTTTTTTGCCCATGTCTTCATGGTCCTAGATGAGCCCCACCACTGTGCAGTGGCCTGGGTGAAGAACCACACTTTCAACCTGAGTGCTGCTGAACAGCTGGCACTGAGCGTGCCCCTGGACACTGCAGGCCACC GACCCTGCCTCATGTTCCGGCCACCCGCCACCAATGCCAGTCTGCAGGATATCCTCAGCCACCACTTCAATGAGATGCAGCCTTGTGATATGGGCTGGGAATATCCTGAGAACAGGCTCCCATCCCTAAAGAATGAG TTCAACCTGGTTTGTGATCGGAAGCATCTGAAGGACACCACGCAGTCAGTGTTCATGGCTGGGCTCCTTGTTGGCACCCTCATGTTTGGGCCCCTCTGGGACCG GATTGGCCGCAAAGCCACGATCCTGGCGCAGCTGCTCCTCTTCACCCTCATCGGCCTGGTCACAGCCTTTGTGCCCAGCTTTGAGCTCTACATGGCCCTGCGCTTTACTGTGGCTACTGCCATCGCTGATT CCTTCAGCAATGTCACCCTAT TGACGGAGTGGGTGGGGCCCACATGGAGCACGCAGGCTGTGGTCCTGGCCCAGTGCACCTACTCCCTCGGGCAGATATTGCTTGCGGGACTCGCCTATGGTTTCCGCAACTGGAGGCTCCTTCAGATCACtggcactgcacctggcttactGCTCTTCTTCTACTTCTG GGCTCTGCCAGAATCTGCACGGTGGCTCCTGACCCATGGGAGGATGGACGAGGCGAAACAACTGATTCAGAGGGCAGCCTGGGTCAACAGGCGGAAACTCTCTCCGGAGCTCACGAACCAG CTGGTCCCAGAGAAGACAGGCCCCTCAGGGAATGCCCTGGATCTGTTCAGACACCCCCAGCTCCGGAAGGTGACCCTGATTATCTCCTGTGTCTG GTTTGTGGACAGTCTGGGGTACTACGGCCTGAGCCTCCAAGTGGGGGACTTTGGCCTGGACATCTATCTGACGCAGCTCATCTTTGGAGCCGTTGAGGTGCCTGCCCGCTGTTCCAGCATCTTCATGATGCAGAGGTTTGGCTGCAATTGGAGCCAGTTGGGGACCTTGGTCTTGGGTGGCTTTATGtgtatcatcatcatcttcatcccAGCAG ATCTGCCCATGGTGGTCACCATGCTGGCTGTGGTGGCGAAGATGGCCACAGCTGCCGCCTTTACCATCTCCTATGTGTACTCTGCTGAGCTTTTCCCCACCATCCTCCA GCAAACAGGCATGGGGCTGGTGGGCATCTTCTCACGGATCGGGGGCATCCTCGTACCACTAGTGATCCTGCTGGGAGAGTACCACGCTGCCCTCCCCATGCTCATCTACGGCAGCCTCCCCACTGTGGCCGGCCTGCTCTGCACCCTGCTGCCAGAGACGCATGGCCAGGCCCTGAAAGATACCCTCCAGGACCTGGAGCTGGGGCCTCACCCACG GTCCCCCAAATCAGTGCCctcagagaaggaaacagaagccACAGGAAGAACTTCCAGCCCAGGAGTGACCTTTGTGAGCAGTACATACTTCTGA